The window taacctaataataacatatatgttttttattttgtttcctgtaTTATACAATTAACAATgcctttccctttaaaatagCAAGAACAGTTATAGCTTCTGTTTATAGTTCTGAAGCAGCAGTTCAGGCATAAACCAATATTAACAATTCATATTAATGGTGTACTTATCTGGGGAACACTTACCTAGTTAACCTTAACTATCAAAAATATAGccctttgggcacctgggtggctcagttggttgagcagccaactcttggttttggcccaggtcatgatctcagggtcattagattgagcccctgtgttaggctctgcactgggcatggagcctatataagatcctctctccctctgcccctcccccaccccattcacatgcatgctctttcataaaaaatgtatagatcacaaacaaaaaccttccaaACACCTAAAGTTAGGGAAATGAAGCCCATGTACTAAATGTTCTCACTTTATTCATGGGAGGCTCAGAATTGAGCTATTACAATTTAATTATTGTCCATTGAGTAGCTGTTATACACCAAGTATTTTTCCTGTATTACTTTATACTTCTAATGATAAGGTCATGAGGTATTCAATTCAGAAATAAAGTTGAAACTTAGAAGTTAAGTAATTAGCCTCAGGGCCTATGTGCAGTAAGATTCCAAAGCCACTTCCTTTCTATCTTGGTTCACTTAGGGGCAGGCAGTCGTAAGAAGTAAAAGCATTTATGCCAGATAGCCCTACAAATCTAAATAGCCCTGTGATTATCACATTAGTTTTTGATGTTACttattatatataacacattgaaaaaattgtgtgtgtgtgtatatatatgtatatatatgtgtgtgtatgtatatatatatgtatatatatacatacacacacacacacacacacggtatgcttttaaaagtaggcaaaatattgggcagcccaggcggttcagtggtttcgcgccgacttcagcccagggcctgatcctgcagtcccgggatcgagtcctgtgtcgcactccctgcatggagcctgcttctccctctgcctgtgtctctgcctgcctatctctttctctgtctctctctctctctctctctctcaaataaataattaagatctttaaaaaataaataaaagtagtcaaaaatacataatttattctggaataaaatttattaaaattatcacaaatatttagaagtttttactttagttatttttaaaataaactataaaatcaaAGTGAATTCTTTGAAGGCACCTATGATAGGTTCCAAGAGGATATAAAATGGATTTTgtacttttgaatatttttctgtatgaATATCTTATAATCTCTCCATTCTCTTCAGTATGTTCATTTTAGGAGAACATGACCACTTTGAAGGCAACCAAAtcatgtgaaattaaaataaaagaacagtgtTCCAAAGAGGTCATGGTGAATATACACTGATGACCAGCAACTTATAGTTGGCCTTGTATCATGAGTCAGTGCTTCCCTATCCACCATGATATGCACACTCCCCACCATTGatcatcagtttcttttcttttttatctttaatgttAGGAAGTCCCACAGGGGCTCTATCACCTTTAGCTAAAAATATCTACTTTGACAGTAAAACTAAATAAActcttcaggtctttttttttttcttttatattttcagtctGATGGATTTACTTGTATTAGCTAGTGATTGATAGGCAAGTTCATATTGGAGGACagttaaagttttcatttctgaaattttaataattttacagCCTGTTAAGATTAAAGGACAACCAGAAAGTGGAATTCTAAAGACTGGAACTTTTAGAGAGAATACAGAAGACCTCGAAAGAAATAAAGTAAGTAGTAGTAGTTCATTGGGTTGGGGGAAACACATGGTTTATAATCACATGGTTGTCTTTACTGTATTTTCATCCTCCATCTGAAAATCTACTTTCTGAAGAAATCTTTCCTTTCAtagctggttttttgtttttacatgatTGATCCATTTATATGCTAAAAAGGAATAGATGTTTGTCTTCCTATTTAAAGTGTAATAATATATTCTACTCATtttatgaaattagaaaatatctagGTCTTACTACATGATCCAGCagttctacttctaggtatatacccaaaagaattgaaagcagttcatagcagtgttatttgcaatagccaaatagccaaaagatagaagcaacccaaatatccatccacagatgaattaTATAAACAGATGtgacatatacatacaatggtatattcagcctttttaaaaatttaggaagtcacccaggtgtcctcactagtataattttttgagattcatccatgttgtaacatgtatcagtagttattcttttatatttactgaatagtattcccttgtgtgaatataccacatacattttattcattcaccagaTAATGAATATTTGGATTGCTTCTGCTTCTTTTGGGCTATTAtcaataatgttgctgtgaacatttgcaAACAAGTCCTTGTGtggaaatatgttttcatttcttttgggtgaaattgtctttgtgtttttatttttttaaaagaaactttaaaaactgcCATCATTGTGGGCTTGTATGTACacatattccttttctctttgctgcAGTATTTGGACTTTGAGACCACAtacagttcttaatttttaaagttgattttaaaactattaaaggaaaaaaaataaaataaaaataaaaatattaaagggcaGCCAACACaaggctttttggttttttggacAAGTAGCTTAAGTTTGTATATGGCaaaatttaacctttttttgttgttttgttttgtttttaatctaggCTAGAGAACCTTTAACAAGAGCACGAAGTGAAGAAATGGGGAGGATCGTACCAGGACTGCCTTCTGGGTGGGCCAAGGTAAAACTCaaaataagcacataaataaataacatgtgttcttttctaaaaagcttttttttgttgtttattctgCATCTTCTCTAATGCAGAGTCaattctgtttcttcattatGGAGGACATAGATTATTTCCCTAATTACAGCAGGGTTAGATTTCTCAGTATATCCAATCTGAGATGATGGCTACGATAGATGAGCATTTTTGGCATTTGTTACTTAGAAACAGTTAATTTTTCCAATACCCAGAGTTCTTTGGAAGTTGAATTATGGAAGtgattattaccattttattcaaattattttaatccaAAAGTAAATTTAGCAGTGGAATacttttgagtgatttttttttttttgacctgttgttttgtttcttttccatctaAGTTTCTTGACCCAATCACTGGAACTTTTCGTTATTATCATTCACCTACCAACACTGTTCATATGTATCCACCGGAAATGGCTCCTTCATCTGcacctccttccacccctccaaCTCATAAAGCCAAGCCACAGATTCCTGCTGAGCGGGATAGGGAACCGTCCAAACTGAAGCGCTCCTACTCCTCCCCAGATATAACCCAGGCTAttcaagaggaagagaagaggaagccaACAGTAACTCCAACAGTTAATCGGGAAAACAAGTGAGTTTATCCTAATTCTTAGAACTAAAGTAATCTGCTATATTTGAAAACTTCTACTCTAAACATACTAGTTTATTAATACCAGGGAGTCAGAAATTTCTGAGGATGGTTATACCAGCCATTGTTATTTAGCACAGAGGAAAATATGAATGGATTAAATTCCTTGGTTTTTATCCCAAGTGCTAACTTAAATATATCAGGGAAAATGATCATAATAAGTATTAGTGTAGATATACATTAATATAGAAtgtacattattatattttagggCAGCATAGTATAGAACTACCTAGAAGTTTTCCATAAACCTCCATGGTCCCTAAATTTCTCTTCAGGGACCATAATCTCTGGGATTGTTGAGTTTATCTTGTTGCAGCTCTCaaattccaaacttttttttttttttaactccaccTCTACTATAGAAGCAAACttaaatagtattaaaatgaCAAGTATTGTGTGTATCAGCTCCTAatcttattctgttccatttttcttcattgcatttctgctgttttcttcACAAGTAGTGAATGATCAGTAGGTTCAGTTAATTTTCCCAAACCAGATTTCATTTAGATGTATTCCTGGTGTGGTCCCTCTAATGCTCCTAGTTTATGATTGATAGGATTGTGAGGAGGTAATTGTCAGATCTACTTATCACTTCTAATCTTTACTTTTTGAGGGAGGGGTATAGATGGAAGTATACATAAATGGGTTTATATTAGGGCTCACTATTAAAACtggtaagatttctttcttgaatCATCATTCttattaaagtttattaatttgaaGACGAGGGGTTTTTTTAAGACAATCACACATGcagttatgtatttttatatgcatttaacAGAGGAGTACATGAACGTATACACCTGAGCACATATAAAGAAATGCTGATTGAAACATAGTTTAATCAGTTTAATCTGTTCTTAAATTCCTTTCAGGGTGGAAGCATGTTTAGgatcaataataaaagaaagattaagatttttcttaatgCTATAGCCATTCTAGAAGTTCTGCATATAAATCAAATACACTAATAACAAAAGCCTTCTCTAGTCCAAAGCTGTTTAGTAGACATGTTGGTAGAAACATTCTGTATCTGTGCTATTCAGTATGGTAGTAGCTACTTAGAATTGTAGGACGTGGAACTGAggagctgaatttttaaataattaataaataattgtatttatttgagagagaaagaagcagcaggagcaggagggcagagggagaaaagcaggttccccactgagcagggagcccagcacttaaggactgagccactcaggtgcccccttttaaatttaaatagctaccTGTGGCCAGTGGCTACTGTATGTGTCAGCACACCTCTGCATTTTGGGTAATAGTACCCAAATAATCTCTGCCTCTTTTGATATCTGTCCAcagtaataaattttttattctttgtttggCATTCTGGTTGAGTTCAACATTTAGTAATGctaaactttaaaagaatttgaaagagTCTTCTCTTCCAGAAGACCGTACGTGTTCATGAGAAGCAGGGAATCTATCTCAGGGTATAAGAACCATAGACCCACATAAGAGGTTAAGGATACTTGTTTCTTGGGAGGGTCACAAAATAACCAGTGTTACCTAGATAATAAATGTCTTGTAAGACCCAGTACCTTATGACTTATTAACTGTTTACAAGATTACTGTGTACTGTGATACCAGTGCGGGAGTTTGCTATTTGTAGTCTGAACCTTAATTTTAGATACTGTGCATTTTAAGACCTTGTGTacgttttttcttcctcaggccaaCATGCTACCCTAAAGCTGAGATCACAAGGCTTTCTGCTTCTCAGATTCGGAACCTCAATCCTGTCTTTGGAGGATCTGGACCAGCTCTCACTGGACTTCGTAATTTGGGAAATACTTGTTATATGAACTCCATACTGCAGTGCCTATGTAATGCTCCACATTTGGCTGATTATTTCAACCGAAACTGTTACCAGGATGATATTAATAGGTAAAGAAATTTCATACTTACTACAATATAGTATTAAAAGGGTGATATAACCATACTTCCTTACCACTCAGCTCCAGAGAAGACAAATtaggaaaggggaaaaacatCTTTATTCTTAAGGAAAATATGAGTAAAGCCTCCTCTCCTCTCACTGACAGAAGAGGAGCAGTGCAAAAAGGTAGGGACATCAGTTAATTAACTGGAGGTTCGCAGCCCAGAAGCAGCATGCTGGTATAAGCAAAGTAAGATTCAGATGAGTGTTTGGGAATAAACCTGTGAATAAATACTTTAGTGTTGGGTTACAGTATGTAAAGAGTTTAATGTTGACCTTGTCAACCCACTGtaccttgactttttaaaaattcctttatttatttatttattggtaattatatttgcaaaggtCAAATCTCTTGGGGCATAAAGGTGAAGTGGCTGAAGAATTTGGCATAATTATGAAAGCCCTGTGGACAGGACAATACAGGTACATCAGTCCAAAGGACTTTAAAATCACCATTGGGAAGATCAATGACCAGTTTGCAGGATATAGCCAGCAAGATTCACAAGAACTGCTTCTGTTCCTAATGGATGGTCTCCATGAAGATCTAAATAAAGtaagaaatttgatttttctaagtTGCAAAGGCTCTTTAGGGTTGCTCAACACTAATTTTTAtagcaatttaaaattataggtGATTGTTCAGTGCAAGTTTATTCAAATCTAGTGACTTTGTACTAAGGCAGGGAACTATAAAACATATCTGATAgatctaatattttaaaagaaatatataatttatatttgtttactaAAAGGATAGATCGTATTGTGAGAAATTGTAAATTTTGAAATAGTTGTTAGAGGTACTATGTGACCACATGTATGTGAAAGTAAATCATAAAcacaaattttctaaaagattagCTATAGACTACCTGaacatctttattattatatatttatatatatcattttcgtccttgtttataaaataagaattacctTATATAACCAAAGGACTAATGTGAAAAGTTACTCAGGCACATATCTCTCAGATACCTTTGGTATCACTGTTACCActgaacatatatatacacacaccaaaaaaatacaTCGTATtttacacacatgtatgtgtgtgtatatataggtgaatataaatacatgtgtgtatCTATCCATGAGCCTAGGACAACAAATAAATCCTGTCTAGTTGTAGCCCTAACTCCCAGCTATGTGTGAAATGtcttcttttcaaaatcaaaattttcaacataaagttaaaacaaaaattttaaaaatgtattttatgaattctagttagttaacatacaatgtactattagtttcaggtgtacaatatagtgattcagtacttccatacaATAGccattgctcatcacaagtgtactccttaatcccgatcccttaagaaaatgtattttattaatttctatttaataaaataagtcatatagggtgcctgggtggctcagtcatttaagtgtccaactcttagtttcaactcaggtcatgatctcatggttgtgagattgagccccaaggtgggctctgtgcagagcctgctacagattctctctccctctccctcacacactttctctctcaaataagtaagatctttaataaataaaaaataagtcataCTTTCCTGATAAAGTGGGATTTAGAGGAAGATTTTTGGCTACAACTTTTTTATAGCACTTAATGAGAGTAGAACTCTTTCATgaacaaaaatgtttctaaatctGCAAAGTATATTCcatatattctttcaattttatatttaaatgtcaactttaaagaaataaatgtcaactttgagatattaatataaattttaatattaatcttaTTTCCAGGCTGATAATCGGAAGagacataaagaagaaaacaatgatcACCTTGATGACTTTAAAGCTGCAGAACATGCctggcagaaacacaagcagctCAATGAATCTATTATTGTCGCACTTTTTCAGGGTCAGTTCAAATCCACAGTACAGTGCCTCACCTGTCACAAAAAGTCTAGGACATTTGAGGCCTTCATGTATTTGTCTCTACCCTTAGCTTCTACAAGTAAATGTACATTACAGGTAAGCTCAAGAATAAATGATTTGTAGAATAAATGCTGTTTATATGCatacaaatatacttttttagaTGAAACTTAcacataaattttgttttaattatgtctatgtatattattttttgtctatgtatattagaaaaagatttttttttaagtttttaaaagatattttcctataaaatactttaagaattgatgttttttaaagtttgcattttgaagaagttttaaaagttaCAAGAATTTGCTTCACAGGGGGATCAAATAAGTAGCCTGTTTTCCTCACAACAAGAGTGTGATTTAGCTAGCTTGTTgatatttttgtgtttgcttcCTTGAGAATGTCATTTCTTCCAGCAAGACTTCCTGAGACACCAGGTAGAGTGCAGACACGCAGGACTGCTTCCCTCCACCGTAGGCAGCACTCACCACGCTCTGCACTCTTGTTATGGTCGGCTCTCTCATCTGGGTTCCCCACTAGGTCATAAAGTTTGTGAGGGGattgttttcttctagttctCTGTTATATCCCTCATGCCTGGCAGAGTAACTTATTGAGTAGACATTCAGTGATACTGTGAAGACAGGAATAAGTAACTGCTACTTGTTTCTGCCTCCAGGATTGCCTtagattattttccaaagaagagaagCTCACAGATAACAACAGGTTTTACTGCAGTCATTGCAGAACTCGACgggattctttaaaaaagatagaaatctGGAAGTTGCCACCTGTGCTTTTAGTGCATCTGAAACGGTAAACAATTTTTTCTGCCATTTAGATGAAGGAATTCTAAGTCCTTCATTCTAAGTCATTTTGTTGTACTGCCTGCTAAGGATGCATTGCAAAGGAAAATATCTGATTAGGGAAATAAGGCAGAAATGAGGAGACTCTAGTTCCTTACCTTAGTGTTTGCAGTAACAGCAAAATGACTACATGACTCTTTCATgtaatgtcatctttttttttttttttctttaaaggaaatttaattattacatttcaaatacaaaatttggggcagcccgggtggctcagcggtttagcaccaccttcagcccagggtgtgatcctggagacctgggatcgagtcccacttcaggctccctgcatggagcctgcttctccctctgcctgtgtctgtgcctgtctctctctctgtctctcatgaataaataaataaaatcttaaaaatctatttaatatatatttaatatatatttatgtttattatttataatatttatatataattttatattataaaatatcaaatgaaaatgtatttatacaGTATAATACAAATGATTAGCCAATAAAATTTATCAAACAGTAAACTAAAAAAGGATTTAATACTAGgctgaaagtgaaataaagaattttttaaagatttatttagataGTGAATGCTCATGTACAGAGGAGAAGTCTGAGAAGTTTGAGACAGAGTCttagattccacactgagcatggagcccaaagtggggctcgacctcatgaccctgagatcacgacctgagctaaaacgaAGAGTCAGGCACTTGCCCAGCTGTGCCTTGACTCTTTCTCAGGGGTGCCCTAGGCATCCCTGAAATACAGGATTTAAGTGTAGTCTTAAAGATGTTAAGGATGCCATTGTTGGGTGCAGACATTTTTGTCCAGATTTCTCCAGCCAGTGAAAAAGATCTGGTCCTCTAATAGAGAGTTATAAAACATGTCCtaagtgttttgattttttttttttttctggtctttgtATATAATCTATCCATGGAGTGATAACAGTGGGTCATTGTTTGATCTTTTTATTGAGCTGTAATTTTAGTTTCAAGAAAGCacttctattttaattatttgcttcATTGTATTACTGGAGATTCTTTGGCAGTTATATTTTCAACATTGACGTGTTCAAATTTCTCATGTAAAATTTTTAACAGCAGGCTGTGAATCAGTTTTTGTCTTCTTGAGGATTGTGGAGGTATAAACATTCTATAAATGATTACACATTTgttcagttaaaatttttaatgctGCTTTTACTCTTTGCAgaatatctgaaaatataaatggttcagaattcagtttttgaaaattctgaTATAAGAGTTCACCAACATACCAGTATTTTGATGTTTAAAGGAGCAGAATATGTCAGGATCATGGAATGCCATTATAGTTCACCTTGCTACCTGAGAGTAGAGTATTCCTGTGAAATCTTTCATAAAGCAAAACGGTGAAAAGCAAAGAAGCagttaccattaatttatatggaaaatcttGAGCATTCCTAAACCCCAAAAATAACCTTCTCTTGGGCCTTTCTGAtgccttaggacacatcttgcaaAGAGATGCACAAAATACGTCAAGGTAAAACACAGATGCCGACAGCTTGATGCTGAGTATTCCGGGAAAGACTTGGTGGTGCCACTCTTGCTGCTCGGCAAGGTGCCTGCTGCCTCTACCAGCTTACTGCAGAACAAATACTGCCAAATGCTATTTTCACTGTTCaccttttttcttaaaagcagaaatcctcttggatttcttttggttagcaaaAACAAGGACTAACGTAAGTCTTCTATTAAAGCAGCGTAATGTCAACTTTTGAAAAGGAGGGGATACCTGTGTAGTCTGTGTGCTTACAGTTTCCAGCTCCAGCTTCCCCAGCAGTAGTCTGTCCTCTGGACATGTGTGGGGACTAACATTATAAACATGGGTCTTTGTAGGTTTTTGGCTTTGTAGAAAACTCCTCTCACAGTTCTGGCTGGCCTAGGGGTCCGGGGACCACGGTAAGATTCGTCTCTACCCCCTTAGCTGTTTGACTTAGGGCAAGTCATTTCATATCtgtgtgcctctgttttcttgtttgtaaagAGGAAATGAAGCCAGATGTCTTTATAGGTCCTTTCACTACTGAAATTCTGAGTATTTGAAATGGGGTTTATGGTCCTGGCTAAAAGTTTAGACTATCGAGGAATGAACTAGAGTCATTCTGATATTTTTGGTCTGTCAGTATTAATTAATGTCACGTTTTGCTCCGCAGTTTTTCCTATGATGGCAGGTGGAAACAGAAATTACAGACCTCTGTGGACTTCCCATTAGAAAATCTTGACTTGTCACAGTATGTTATTGGCCCAAAGAacaatttgaagaaatataatttgttttctgtttcagtaAGTATCTTGTGaactaaatattttcatattttgtttagaaagaaAGAGTTGCAAGTGGTTCCTTCATAGGAAAATAACAGAAAgctttgaattatttaaaatatgtcagtAATTTCAATATGAACTGATTGTCCATCTCGTTTGACACAGAATCACTACGGTGGGCTGGATGGAGGCCACTACACTGCCTATTGTAAAAATGCGGCAAGACAGCGGTGGTTTAAATTTGATGATCATGAAGTTTCTGATATCTCTGTTTCTTCTGTGAAGTCTTCGGCAGCTTATATCCTCTTTTATACTTCACTGGGACCACGAGCAGCTGATGTAGCCACATAAGGAGAAGTAGGTTATAAGCTAGTTATCTTTTAAGACGCTGAGCGAAACAACTCGACATACTTATACTGGATAGCTATAGCTGGCCCTTTAGAGGAATTCTAGGACAGTGGGAGCTATGTTATTATCACCATATATTTTAGGTCAGTGCTATTATCAAAAAACTGACTAATAATATTTAACAACTATTGCAGTAAGCACTCCTTACAGGTACCATTTATTTCAAAACCTTTATAGTTTGCTCCAAAGTTAAAGTAATTAACTAGCTAAGCATTATTATTCTACCAGGTCTAAAAACCattctatcctttttttcctttttcactgttATGGCCTTTTCACATTTCTAAATCCCAGCTTGATCTATGAATACTCTAGAATGATGTAAAGCAGATAggaatgtatgtgtatatatttattgcaCACTTGCACATCAAATCAATGTACATAGTATAATATGTGGTCCTTTTGTGAAGCCTAGAACTCAgaggattgtttgtttttcttttggcctATTCTGAGTAACTGCAGTGCTTTCTTAGGGAAATGACAGGGCAA of the Canis lupus familiaris isolate Mischka breed German Shepherd chromosome 30, alternate assembly UU_Cfam_GSD_1.0, whole genome shotgun sequence genome contains:
- the USP8 gene encoding ubiquitin carboxyl-terminal hydrolase 8 isoform X2, which gives rise to MPAVASVPKELYLSSSLKDLNKKTEVKPEKISTKNYVQSALKIFKTAEESRLDRDEERAYVLYMKYVTVYNLIKKRPDFKQQQDYFHSILGLANIKKAIEEAERLSESLKLRYEEAEVRKKLEEKDRQEEEQLQKQKRQEAGREDGGTSTKSSLENVMDSRDKTQKINGEKSEKNETTEKGTITAKELYTMMMDENISLIIMDARRMQDYQDSHISNSLCVPEEAISPGVTASWIEAKLPDDSKDTWKKRGSVEYVVLLDWFSSTKDLQLGTTLRSLKDALFKWESKTVLRNEPLVLAGGYENWLLCYPQYTTNAKVTPPPRGKNEEVSISLDFTYPSLEESVPSKPTAQMPLPSVEINENIELINDQDERVAPLNISAPVEPIAASKSDVLPIIQPVPVVKNVPQPVKIKGQPESGILKTGTFRENTEDLERNKAREPLTRARSEEMGRIVPGLPSGWAKFLDPITGTFRYYHSPTNTVHMYPPEMAPSSAPPSTPPTHKAKPQIPAERDREPSKLKRSYSSPDITQAIQEEEKRKPTVTPTVNRENKPTCYPKAEITRLSASQIRNLNPVFGGSGPALTGLRNLGNTCYMNSILQCLCNAPHLADYFNRNCYQDDINRSNLLGHKGEVAEEFGIIMKALWTGQYRYISPKDFKITIGKINDQFAGYSQQDSQELLLFLMDGLHEDLNKADNRKRHKEENNDHLDDFKAAEHAWQKHKQLNESIIVALFQGQFKSTVQCLTCHKKSRTFEAFMYLSLPLASTSKCTLQDCLRLFSKEEKLTDNNRFYCSHCRTRRDSLKKIEIWKLPPVLLVHLKRFSYDGRWKQKLQTSVDFPLENLDLSQYVIGPKNNLKKYNLFSVSNHYGGLDGGHYTAYCKNAARQRWFKFDDHEVSDISVSSVKSSAAYILFYTSLGPRAADVAT